TGCCTATATTTTCACAGTCTTTTTTCATTTCAATATTCTGGAGCAGCGTTTTTTCTGCACTCACTGCCCTTATTATCCTGCGGAAGGAAAAAAATTGAGGTGCATGATGAACTGGGGTTGGCCCAAACACTTCAAGTCAAGTCCGTATCCTCCGGGTAAATTCGATCTTGCTATTACATCTCTTGGATTCATAATCGTAATTCTCTTTCCACTTCCCTGGCTATTGAAAGTACCATTCTTGCTGGGAACTTATCTGGTTTCCATATTGATTTTCTTACTGACAATATGGCGGTATGAGTGTCCACACTGTATCTATTTTGGGTGCCCTTTTAACAGAGTATCGGCTGAAGTGAGGAAAGAGTTTGAGAAGGAAAAAGTGAGTAAATGAGACAAGGAGGGGTTTAAAGGATTAGGAGAAATTTAAGGGATTATTACTGTGTTATACTCTGTACCACTGTACCACACCGTGTTTCTCTTATTCATTTCCTTTTTTTCGCATTGAGCCAATTTTTCCTGTCACTCATATTAAAAAATTAGAGGATTTAGAACTTCGATAGCATGCAGTGTATAATGTAGATGATTTTTCCTTTTTTCTATATGTTTTGATAGAAATTCTAATTGTCTTCAAAACAAAAACTATTTATTATATTACTAGGAAATAGGTTACCGTCTTCCTATCCCCTGTGCTGGGAATACTCCGGAAAATCGATAATGCAGAAATTTTCTGAAAACCATCAGTCTACCGTAAAAACGCAAAAATTCTCTAGAAAACAGCTTCATTACCGTTTTCCAATTTCAGTAACTGTATATCTATTTAATAACTGAATATTCTTTTATATCATTATGTTTATCCGAACATAATGATTAAACTGTAAAAAGTCTGTAGGGATTTCTATGCGTGGAAAAATAAGTACAATATTGATACTCTCTCTGCTGGTTCTGGCTGTTGCTTCCTGTGGGTGTGCAGAAAGTACGGGCCAGCAGGCTGTTCCGAACTCAAGCTCCGTGCTTCAGAGTTCAGATACCGTGCAGATTACCGACATGCTGGGAAGGCAGTTAACTGTTCCAGAATATATTTCCTCTGTCGTAGCCACTTCTCCTCCATCTACTATTCTTGTTTATATGCTCGCGCCGGATAAACTTGCAGGCTGGAATTTTAAAAATAATTTTACCCAACCTTTTATGGATGAAAATTACACAAGTCTGCCCGTAATAGGGGGCTGGTTCGGGACCCAGACAGGGAACTATGAAACCATAATCAACATGGATCCTGACATTGTAATTGAAGGGTACACCACTGACGGACAAATCGATGAAGCCATAGAACGCAGGCAGGAAAGTTTTGGCAGCATTCCGGTGGTTGCCATTGATGATTCTATTATCTTCGTGACAAAATCCGATCCTACTATCGAATACGCAGGTAAGCTGCTTGACTGTGAAGCTCAGGCGG
The genomic region above belongs to Methanosarcina horonobensis HB-1 = JCM 15518 and contains:
- a CDS encoding iron ABC transporter substrate-binding protein, which produces MRGKISTILILSLLVLAVASCGCAESTGQQAVPNSSSVLQSSDTVQITDMLGRQLTVPEYISSVVATSPPSTILVYMLAPDKLAGWNFKNNFTQPFMDENYTSLPVIGGWFGTQTGNYETIINMDPDIVIEGYTTDGQIDEAIERRQESFGSIPVVAIDDSIIFVTKSDPTIEYAGKLLDCEAQAEKLIEFRSSILNEINSTVKDIPEDEKVRVYYAEGPKGLMTDPSGSQHSQVIDICGGINVADCPLTPGNGMTQVSIEQVIEWNPEVIITSNPQFYSTVYSDSLWVSVDAVKNKRVYLAPQNPFCWIDRPQGPHLIIGTAWTAKMLYPDLFTDMDLSELTREFYSEFFHYDLTDEELNTLLNPAAEA